A region from the uncultured Macellibacteroides sp. genome encodes:
- the rsgA gene encoding ribosome small subunit-dependent GTPase A → MNNLQLYGWNEELFRQKQNSTYKNLVHGRVTVTHRTCYDVVAELGFYTCELAGNMLYGKESSEYPCTGDWVLFQPIDADKGIIIDMLPRQKALYRLKSGTVSERQAIASFIDKAFIVQSLDDNFNVRRIERFVLQTADEGIQPVLVLTKTDLGFDKEETEKALKHISCKMPVFYTSTESPESIVKLREIIFPGETIVFAGSSGVGKSTLINALCGQQILQTGSISESTGKGKHTSTRREMVLMPDSGVLIDTPGIKLFGVTNDNANNLSEILNISDYDGQCRFKDCRHINEKGCVVIEAVEKGEIDRGVYESYLKLRREAWHYTASVQEKRKYEKSFSKMIKNHKKNNV, encoded by the coding sequence ATGAATAATTTACAATTATATGGTTGGAATGAAGAATTGTTCCGACAAAAACAAAATTCAACTTACAAAAATTTAGTACATGGTCGGGTTACAGTTACTCATAGAACTTGCTATGACGTAGTTGCCGAATTGGGGTTTTATACTTGCGAACTAGCTGGAAATATGCTCTATGGAAAGGAATCTTCAGAGTATCCTTGTACGGGCGACTGGGTTCTTTTTCAACCCATTGATGCGGACAAAGGCATTATTATTGATATGTTGCCTAGACAAAAAGCACTTTACCGTCTCAAAAGTGGTACTGTTTCTGAAAGACAAGCCATTGCCTCATTCATAGATAAGGCTTTTATCGTACAGAGTCTGGATGATAACTTTAATGTCCGTCGCATTGAGCGTTTTGTGTTACAGACAGCAGACGAAGGTATTCAGCCGGTATTGGTATTGACAAAAACAGACTTAGGGTTCGACAAGGAAGAAACAGAAAAGGCCCTTAAACATATTTCCTGCAAAATGCCTGTTTTCTATACAAGTACAGAATCACCGGAAAGCATTGTCAAACTTCGGGAAATTATTTTCCCCGGAGAAACAATCGTATTTGCAGGCTCTTCGGGTGTAGGAAAAAGTACATTAATCAATGCCCTTTGCGGACAACAAATTCTTCAAACAGGTTCAATCAGTGAATCAACAGGGAAAGGGAAACATACTTCAACCCGCAGAGAAATGGTGCTAATGCCTGATTCCGGTGTGTTAATTGATACTCCGGGAATAAAGTTGTTTGGTGTTACAAACGACAATGCCAATAACTTGTCAGAAATTTTAAATATTTCAGATTATGACGGTCAATGCCGATTTAAGGACTGCCGGCATATCAACGAAAAAGGATGTGTTGTAATTGAAGCTGTAGAAAAGGGGGAAATAGACCGAGGCGTATATGAAAGCTATCTAAAACTTCGTAGGGAGGCATGGCATTATACCGCTTCTGTGCAAGAGAAACGGAAATATGAGAAATCATTTTCTAAGATGATAAAGAATCACAAAAAAAATAATGTATAA
- a CDS encoding DUF3667 domain-containing protein, which translates to MKIYHPKAYMRLINRKQLQGKVVPIYTDSDKYICTNCNMEFEGFYCSNCGQSKDTPRFTYKSVIKNFFGGLTNIDSGFFFTIKELFIRPGYMISDYIGGRRIIYFRPLQMLFVLGAIYVLLGQAIDPATPQSKEAIIDNETLIEFNEHNLFQWFQQSPFVQSVIGVVKNLFSSNKALEIACTLPIFALATHWAFRKRTYNKHYNLVELLFVRTYAASQLLIVAIVLLFFTRDASEGTPWWLDFLFSVWIYAQLFKEKIGSTVKHTVLMYIYSLLIIILIAIIIVSLLVFLVWITDLFTVN; encoded by the coding sequence ATGAAAATTTACCATCCTAAAGCGTACATGCGCCTTATTAACAGGAAGCAACTTCAGGGTAAAGTTGTACCAATATACACTGATTCGGATAAATATATCTGTACAAACTGTAATATGGAGTTTGAAGGTTTTTATTGCAGCAATTGTGGACAAAGTAAGGATACTCCTCGTTTTACATATAAATCTGTGATTAAGAACTTTTTCGGAGGTCTTACTAATATTGACAGCGGCTTCTTTTTCACTATCAAAGAGCTTTTTATCCGTCCCGGATATATGATAAGTGACTATATTGGAGGCCGACGGATTATTTACTTCCGTCCCCTCCAAATGCTTTTTGTTCTGGGCGCTATTTATGTGTTACTGGGGCAGGCAATTGATCCTGCAACGCCACAAAGTAAAGAAGCGATAATAGATAATGAAACTTTGATTGAATTTAACGAGCACAATTTATTTCAATGGTTCCAGCAATCTCCGTTCGTCCAGTCTGTAATAGGGGTGGTGAAAAATTTATTTTCCAGTAATAAGGCCCTGGAAATAGCATGCACATTACCAATCTTTGCTTTAGCCACGCACTGGGCATTTCGAAAGCGTACTTACAACAAGCATTATAATTTAGTAGAACTCCTTTTTGTACGGACCTATGCGGCAAGTCAGCTATTGATTGTCGCGATCGTACTGTTATTCTTTACACGTGATGCAAGTGAAGGAACTCCATGGTGGTTAGATTTTCTTTTTTCCGTATGGATTTATGCCCAACTATTCAAAGAGAAGATAGGATCAACCGTAAAACATACGGTACTAATGTACATTTACTCCCTATTAATAATTATACTGATTGCTATCATAATAGTATCCCTGCTTGTTTTTCTTGTGTGGATAACAGATTTATTTACAGTCAACTAG
- a CDS encoding class I SAM-dependent methyltransferase gives MSNENKSIHDFDFNLICEYFASIERQGPGSPEITLKALGFIDNLTEKSRIADLGCGTGGQTMTLAQNAPGQITGLDLFPYFIDLFNRNARQLNLQDRVKGVVGSMDDLPFQKEELDLIWSEGAIYNIGFERGLNEWKPFLKKGGYIAVSEASWFTDGRPAEINNFWIEAYPEIDTIPNKVGQMQKAGYIPVATFILPENCWTEHFYALQAEAQEKFLKKYAGNKTVEKLIFYQRYEAELYYKYKDFYGYVFYIGKKI, from the coding sequence ATGAGTAACGAAAATAAATCTATTCACGACTTCGACTTCAACTTAATTTGCGAATACTTTGCCAGTATAGAGCGACAAGGGCCCGGTAGCCCCGAAATAACGCTCAAAGCACTTGGTTTTATAGATAACCTTACCGAAAAATCCCGTATTGCCGATCTTGGTTGTGGTACGGGCGGTCAAACTATGACTTTGGCGCAAAATGCCCCGGGACAGATTACAGGTCTGGATTTATTCCCTTATTTTATCGATCTATTCAATCGCAATGCCAGACAGCTTAATCTACAGGACAGAGTAAAAGGTGTTGTTGGATCAATGGATGATCTTCCTTTTCAAAAAGAGGAACTAGACTTGATTTGGTCTGAAGGAGCTATCTATAATATCGGATTTGAACGTGGCTTGAACGAATGGAAGCCGTTTCTAAAGAAAGGAGGATATATAGCGGTATCGGAAGCATCGTGGTTCACCGATGGACGTCCTGCCGAAATCAACAACTTTTGGATAGAGGCTTACCCCGAAATAGACACCATTCCTAACAAGGTTGGACAAATGCAAAAAGCCGGATATATTCCCGTAGCTACGTTTATTTTACCGGAAAACTGCTGGACGGAACATTTCTACGCTCTGCAAGCGGAAGCACAGGAAAAGTTTCTAAAAAAGTATGCAGGGAATAAAACCGTCGAAAAACTTATCTTTTATCAACGCTATGAAGCGGAGTTGTACTACAAGTATAAAGATTTCTACGGTTATGTATTCTATATTGGGAAGAAAATTTAA